From Bacillota bacterium, the proteins below share one genomic window:
- a CDS encoding DUF5808 domain-containing protein: MVVLLVQGFMATLGVGIVAWGARRQIRLRDAREAPWLWMLPALVPLALTALSAAHMARSAWSAWLPVSVELLSTAFLAAVVALRFAVRVGAEPAGGESTAGEAGRRRGARRRQAMAAAVVAAGFNLSFLLYCLALWGRLPSRPEALPMLPLLVAFGAALVLQASAWTGERGYVVQRRDPRLVVETPSGAGWAINLGHPLGWLVAALFLAMPAVPLLLGTAGVR, from the coding sequence ATGGTGGTGCTTCTCGTCCAGGGTTTCATGGCCACGCTGGGCGTGGGGATCGTCGCCTGGGGAGCGCGGCGGCAGATCCGGCTGCGGGATGCCAGGGAAGCCCCGTGGCTCTGGATGCTGCCCGCCCTGGTCCCGCTGGCGCTGACGGCGCTCTCGGCCGCCCACATGGCGCGGAGCGCCTGGAGCGCCTGGCTGCCCGTCTCGGTGGAGCTCCTGTCGACCGCCTTCCTGGCCGCCGTGGTGGCGCTCCGCTTCGCCGTCCGCGTGGGAGCGGAGCCCGCTGGCGGGGAGTCCACCGCCGGGGAGGCCGGCCGGCGGCGCGGCGCGCGGCGGCGCCAGGCGATGGCCGCCGCCGTCGTCGCGGCGGGTTTCAACCTGAGTTTCCTCCTCTACTGCCTGGCCCTCTGGGGACGGCTGCCGTCGCGCCCTGAGGCGCTCCCGATGCTTCCCCTCCTGGTGGCCTTCGGAGCGGCCCTGGTCCTCCAGGCCTCGGCGTGGACGGGCGAGCGGGGTTACGTCGTGCAGCGGCGCGACCCGAGGCTGGTGGTCGAGACGCCCTCGGGGGCGGGATGGGCGATCAACCTGGGCCACCCTTTGGGCTGGCTGGTCGCCGCGCTTTTTCTGGCGATGCCGGCGGTGCCCCTCCTTTTGGGGACCGCCGGGGTGCGCTGA